One region of Paralichthys olivaceus isolate ysfri-2021 chromosome 12, ASM2471397v2, whole genome shotgun sequence genomic DNA includes:
- the exoc3l4 gene encoding exocyst complex component 3-like protein 4, which produces MEDRSTESPDEDTVFLKSNVKTPTDGGVKQTLGVMKSLRRSMRRAAEKNPLLPGKGSKVTRPADTAGNESGSQLPSSPSPSAGSPVVSPLKNLGSFFQRKEDDESDVASQRSQPLKRSKTDPNMSASRENFVRRSFRRSMFTTKKEKERRGQQEPLNTVTEGSTEERTEEVEEVEEELEEMYTLQELPHTPLSVMQISKLIEMEVLEEAHLNLLALRQELQQELERCGEDSPIELVKKEKDLNLLYGNLRNKVNTIVRDANSLPSRNKALLVPVARIIQEEERRAEEAGGLTDSWMEAWREAVGEGVQVKVESVHLEQREQNASSLAVHLGLLGKAIVEDLENVKRELRCSYPPSFRAFSTYVESYHRVVGQHLTKLEQQATELRDLYALLDWIINTYESERIMGNVSLQPEMRDESKHLQLEENFLKRLKEKYCCRVKVDMRSALDKIIEIENEDIWIQSKTPEKEENLLFSPFHIDIRTQVEGYAVNSRQIDAQLEQKVLTSCLEELKLFPRRFEAEFQRHCSVLKPQPLWTLYQITYINSFTALQQHMEGYLSACPDEVEHFRREVKLLIVMLLQDLEDQFKEDVKPFLRRMMTRKWLTDDNDFNKLYSRTELLCEHCSLITPPHVQELASHLHYHVVREYIGQLMKNNYSCKNRKHNMAAAKICQQWEKLVDVFQDMKSTREWLNAAGYDLSDIIGEKNQKQIKDHLEPVVEHYPDFSRNHLVAVLNFRGLTRGREHQLILQRFAALKKKLGNGSGDRNQVLFSDMQVNVNTDCLSNLLHSCLSFLRPHS; this is translated from the exons ATGGAGGACAGATCCACCGAGAGCCCGGACGAGGACACTGTGTTTCTCAAGAGCAACGTGAAGACGCCCACCGATGGCGGTGTGAAGCAGACACTGGGCGTGATGAAGTCGCTCAGGAGGAGCATGAGACGCGCCGCGGAGAAGAACCCGCTTTTACCAGgcaaagggtcaaaggtcacgcgTCCAGCAGACACAGCTGGAAATGAGTCGGGGTCACAGCTGCCTTCATCACCCA gTCCGAGCGCCGGCTCTCCGGTCGTCTCTCCTCTGAAGAACCTCGGCAGCTTCTTCCAGAGAAAAGAGGACGATGAGAGCGATGTTGCCTCCCAGAGAAGCCAACCTCTAAAGCGCTCGAAGacgg ATCCCAACATGTCTGCGTCCAGGGAGAATTTCGTGAGAAGGTCGTTTCGTCGAAGCATGTTCACCACCAAGAAGGAAAAAGAGCGGAGAGGCCAACAGGAGCCGCTCAACACCGTCACAGAGGGCTCAACGGAGGAGAGgacggaggaggtggaggaggtggaggaggagttaGAGGAAATGTACACACTGCAGGAATTGCCCCACACACCACTGTCAG tgaTGCAGATCAGTAAGCTGATAGAGatggaggtgctggaggaggctCACCTGAACCTGCTCGCCCTGCGTCAGGAGCTCCAGCAGGAGTTGGAGCGCTGTGGAGAGGACTCGCCCATAGAGCTGGTCAAGAAGGAGAAGGACCTCAACCTCCTCTATGGAAACCTGAGGAACAAGGTCAACACTATAGTGCGCGACGCCAACTCTCTTCCCTCCAGGAACAAGGCGCTGCTGGTCCCCGTGGCCCGCATCatccaggaggaggagaggagagccgAGGAGGCGGGGGGGCTGACGGACAGTTGGATGGAGGCCTGGAGGGAGGCGGTGGGTGAGGGCGTGCAGGTGAAGGTAGAGAGCGTTCACctggagcagagggagcagaACGCCTCCTCGCTGGCTGTTCACCTGGGCCTGCTGGGTAAGGCCATCGTGGAGGACTTGGAGAACGTGAAGAGGGAGCTGCGGTGCTCGTACCCGCCCAGCTTCAGAGCCTTCAGCACCTACGTGGAGAGCTACCACAGGGTCGTGGGGCAGCACCTGACGAAGCTGGAGCAGCAGGCGACGGAGCTGAGGGACCTGTACGCTCTGCTCGACTGGATCATCAACACCTACGAGAG CGAGAGGATCATGGGAAATGTGTCGCTGCAGCCGGAGATGAGGGACGAGAGCAAACATCTGCAGCTGGAGGAAAACTTCCTGAAGCGGCTGAAAGAGAAATACTGCTGCCGAGTGAAG GTGGACATGAGATCTGCACTCGACAAAATCattgaaatagaaaatgaaGACATTTGGATCCAGAGCAAGACTCCAGAAAAGGAGGAgaacctcctcttctctccgtTTCACATAGACATCCGGACG CAAGTGGAGGGATACGCTGTGAACTCTCGACAAATCGACGCTCAGCTGGAACAGAAAGTCCTCACTTCCTGCCTCGAGGAACTGAAGCTTTTTCCTAGAAG GTTTGAGGCGGAGTTCCAGCGTCACTGCAGCGTTCTCAAACCGCAGCCGCTCTGGACGCTCTATCAGATAACCTACATCAACAGCTTCACTGCTTTACA GCAGCACATGGAGGGATACCTGAGCGCCTGTCCAGACGAGGTGGAGCACTTCAGGAGAGAGGTGAAGTTGCTGATTGTCATGCTCCTGCAGGACCTGGAGGACCAGTTCAAAGAGGACGTGAAG CCGTTCCTGAGGCGGATGATGACGAGGAAGTGGCTCACCGACGACAACGACTTTAATAAACTCTACAGTCGTACAGAGCTGCTCTGCGAACACTGCAGTCTCATAACGCCGCCACACGTCCAG GAGTTGGCGAGCCACTTGCACTACCACGTTGTGAGGGAATACATCGGCCAACTAATGAAGAATAACTACTCCTGCAAGAATCGGAAGCACAACATGGCAGCAGCCAAGATCTGTCAGCAGTGGGAGAAACTGGTTGATGTGTTTCAGGACAtg AAGTCGACTCGTGAGTGGCTGAACGCCGCAGGATACGACCTGAGCGACATCATTGGAGAGAAAAACCAGAAGCAAATAAAGGATCATCTTGAACCTGTGGTGGAGCACTACCCTGACTTCAG CAGGAATCACCTGGTGGCTGTTCTGAACTTCAGAGGTCTGACGAGAGGCCGAGAGCACCAGCTCATCCTGCAGAGATTCGCCGCGCTGAAGAAGAAACTGGGCAACGGCAGCGGCGACAGAAACCAAGTGTTGTTTAGCGACATGCAGGTCAACGTCAACACAGACTGCCTGTCCAATCTGCTGCACTCCTGCCTCAGCTTCCTGCGGCCTCACAGCTAA
- the LOC109640654 gene encoding protein LBH translates to MTEVMNSLEPGTEDFSGGGAGEDEGPIFPDSHERFPKLSKRLPSIVVEPMDGAEVESGELRWPPDEPSSPDAQAERQSPEEQTADEEESSVGDEASAAAEVQDSN, encoded by the exons ATGACCGAGGTGATGAACTCTCTGGAGCCCGGGACGGAGGACTTCAGTGGGGGGGGAGCAGGGGAAGACGAGGGACCG ATCTTCCCAGACTCCCATGAAAGGTTTCCCAAGTTGTCCAAGAGGCTTCCCTCCATCGTGGTGGAGCCGATGGACGGAGCCGAGGTGGAGAGCGGGGAGCTCCGCTGGCCGCCGGACGAGCCGAGCTCTCCGGACGCtcaggctgagagacagagcCCGGAGGAACAAACTGCAG ATGAGGAAGAGTCAAGTGTCGGCGATGAGGCGTCGGCGGCGGCGGAGGTGCAGGACTCCAACTGA